One genomic window of Fusarium keratoplasticum isolate Fu6.1 chromosome 3, whole genome shotgun sequence includes the following:
- a CDS encoding Riboflavin kinase encodes MSSRPSIVGPDAGPDAPYPLHMEGNVISGFGRGSKELGIPTANLPVDAALTPWIADMPSGVYFGYASLALPSTHPDHPDATTSKDAPSSNEAALLASAPQSNPPFHIFPMVMSIGYNPFYKNTVRSAEVHLLHKFTADFYDVPMRLLILGFIREEKDYKSLDALIEDINFDCEVAKNSLAREGWVPSEGRVIGGANIDGKLDAQWLTRTA; translated from the exons ATGTCCTCTCGTCCCTCCATCGTCGGCCCTGATGCTGGGCCCGACGCCCCTTATCCTCTTCACATGGAGGGCAATGTAATCTCTGGCTTTGGCCGGGGCTCCAAAGAG CTCGGCATCCCAACTGCCAACCTCCCTGTAGACGCTGCCCTCACCCCCTGGATCGCCGATATGCCCTCGGGAGTCTACTTTGGTTACGCCTCCCTCGCCCTGCCCAGCACGCACCCGGATCACCCCGATGCGACGACATCCAAGGACGCTCCCAGCAGCAACGAGGCTGCTCTCCTGGCATCTGCCCCTCAGAGCAACCCGCCCTTCCACATCTTCCCCATGGTCATGTCCATTGGCTACAACCCCTTTTACAAGAACACCGTCCGCAGCGCCGAGGTCCACCTCCTGCACAAGTTCACTGCTGATTTCTACGACGTGCCCATGCGtctgctcatcctcggttTCATCCGTGAAGAGAAGGACTACAAGAGCCTAGACGCTCTCATCGAGGATATCAACTTTGACTGCGAGGTCGCCAAGAACAGTCTTGCACGCGAGGGTTGGGTGCCGTCCGAGGGGCGTGTCATTGGTGGTGCAAATATTGATGGGAAGCTGGATGCTCAGTGGCTTACTCGGACCGCGTGA
- a CDS encoding NAD(P)-bd-dom domain-containing protein — translation MATTPPSAAIIGSTGLVGGHILSTLLAVETFTPVHTITRRAPKAESPRLDAVVDADTSKWAGLLSGFAPTPSVVFSALGTTRAAAGGLANQWKIDHDLNVELVKAAKAAGTGTFVFISSAGTRGFPSSMAPYSKMKNGVEDAIKEQDFQQAVILKPGMILGHREQGRALEGIFQGAVNGIGKLSTAVKDAVGQDAEVIGRAAVKAAQLAAEGKAPSKYWVIEAADIVRLGRTEWAGKEKAEEEVKAQA, via the coding sequence ATGGCGACTACCCCTCCTTCtgctgccatcatcggctCTACCGGCCTCGTCGGCGGCCACATCCTATcgaccctcctcgccgtcgagaCATTCACTCCCGTCCATACCATCACCCGCCGCGCACCCAAGGCCGAatcgcctcgcctcgacgccgtcgtcgacgcAGACACCTCCAAATGGGCTGGTCTCCTGTCCGGCTTCGCGCCCACGCCCTCGGTCGTCTTTTCCGCCCTGGGCACTACACGCGCTGCTGCCGGAGGACTCGCCAACCAGTGGAAGATTGATCACGACCTCAAtgttgagcttgtcaaggcagccaaggctgcGGGTACGGGAACATTCGTCTTTATCTCGAGCGCGGGCACGCGGGGCTTCCCTTCGAGCATGGCGCCATACAGCAAGATGAAGAACGGCGTCGAGGACGCAATCAAGGAGCAGGATTTCCAGCAGGCCGTCATCCTCAAGCCAGGCATGATCCTCGGCCACAGGGAGCAGGGCCGCGCGCTCGAGGGCATCTTCCAGGGAGCTGTCAACGGGATCGGCAAACTCAGCACCGCGGTAAAGGACGCGGTTGGTCAGGACGCCGAGGTGATTGGAAGGGCAGCCGTCAAGGCTGCGCAGTTGGCCGCTGAGGGCAAGGCGCCCAGCAAGTACTGGGTCATTGAGGCGGCCGACATTGTCAGGCTGGGACGGACAGAGTGGGcgggcaaggagaaggccgaggaggaggtgaaggCACAGGCGTAG
- a CDS encoding Protein kinase domain-containing protein has protein sequence MGNGQGKPVDLNGEVNLNHFRLLRVVGRGAFGKVRIVERKDTNLSFALKYIRKDEVVRSESVRNIIRERRMLEYVNHPFICNLRYSFQDIEYMYLVVDLMTGGDLRFHISRKTFTEEAVRFWIAELGCALRYVHAQNIIHRDIKPDNVLLDADGHVHLTDFNVASDVVKGRTLTSKSGTLAYLAPEVYAGKGYDVRADWWSLGVLFYECIYNKRPFEGGSEGSLSQQIQAANPKYPVTQPPVSLACLYAIGSALDPNRETRMGSTWESFINNEFFKCFDFELLEQKRIEPIFVPSSDKTNFDATYDLEELLLEEAPLEARARRQKPRERLKEDATDKEIREDELYRMIETDFRPFDYTVAAYKRITEGATEEAHNQNQNQNQNNESADQGPQALTTDEATPMPASNGGYQQSPLNPSLSNESRQGRPVRPAPPPPYQNDFRARHVPIIAGQRVTSPTGGVQVTLDGGGSWSELARQDATLPTDANNVADGKAEGSGGMFGFLKGKKGRTNSPKPKERGVLGKEGARVVIG, from the exons ATGGGCAACGGCCAGGGAAAGCCCGTCGACCTCAACGGCGAAG TGAACCTCAATCACTTCCGTCTGTTGCGAGTCGTCGGCCGAGGCGCCTTTGGAAAGGTTCGAATCGTCGAACGCAAGGACACCAATTTGTCCTTTGCCCTCAAATACATTCGCAAAGATGAAG TCGTACGATCCGAGAGCGTCCGTAACATCATCCGTGAGCGCCGAATGCTCGAATACGTCAACCACCCTTTCATCTGTAACTTGAGATACAGTTTCCAGGACATTGAATACAT GTATCTTGTAGTCGATTTGATGACGGGCGGTGATTTGCGATTCCACATCTCGAGAAAGACATTTACCGAAGAGGCGGTCAGATTCTGGATTGCTGAACTGGGATGCGCCTTGCGATACGTGCACGCCCAAAATATCATCCACCGAGACATCAAGCCCGACAACGTTCTCCTGGATGCCGATGGACATGTTCATTTGACTGATTTT AACGTTGCTTCCGACGTGGTCAAGGGCCGCACTCTCACGAGCAAATCCGGCACTCTGGCTTACCTCGCCCCCGAGGTGTACGCCGGGAAGGGATACGATGTGCGAGCAGATTGGTGGTCACTGGGAGTCTTGTTCTACGAGTGCATCTACAATAAG CGACCTTTCGAGGGCGGTTCCGAAGGATCCCTCAGCCAGCAAATCCAGGCCGCAAACCCTAAATATCCGGTAACACAGCCTCCCGTTTCCCTCGCATGCCTCTACGCAATCGGCTCCGCCCTCGACCCGAACCGAGAAACTCGAATGGGATCGACATGGGAGAGCTTCATCAATAACGAATTCTTCAAATGCTTCGATTTCGAGCTTCTGGAGCAAAAGCGAATCGAGCCTATCTTTGTGCCTTCTTCCGACAAGACCAATTTTGACGCCACGTACGACCTTGAGGAACTGCTTTTGGAAGAGGCGCCTCTCGAGGCCCGTGCAAGACGTCAGAAGCCCCGCGAGCGTCTAAAGGAAGATGCAACTGATAAGGAGATCCGGGAAGATGAGCTATACCGCATGATCGAGACTGACTTCAGGCCGTTTGATTACACGGTGGCTGCATACAAGAG AATTACTGAAGGCGCCACCGAGGAAGCCCAtaaccagaaccagaaccagaaccagaacaaCGAGTCAGCAGATCAGGGTCCCCAGGCTCTCACGACGGATGAGGCCACACCCATGCCAGCATCCAACGGAGGTTATCAGCAATCACCCCTCAACCCGAGTCTCAGCAATGAAAGCCGACAAGGCCGTCCGGTCCGGCCTGCACCGCCACCTCCATACCAGAATGACTTCCGGGCTCGTCACGTTCCCATCATTGCTGGTCAACGCGTCACAAGTCCCACGGGAGGTGTTCAGGTAACGCTTGATGGTGGCGGTAGCTGGTCTGAGCTGGCTCGGCAGGATGCGACGCTGCCTACCGATGCCAACAATGTGGCAGACGGCAAGGCTGAGGGCTCTGGCGGCATGTTTGGAttcctcaagggcaagaagggccGCACAAACAGCCCGAAGCCAAAGGAGAGAGGTGTGTTGGGCAAGGAAGGCGCAAGAGTTGTCATCGGCtag
- a CDS encoding BZIP domain-containing protein translates to MASAGTGGSLPPNFLLTPQQQNLLFAALNSNKQQISATPANNALSLSPTSFHNSAAQPKGATNTAYQESPFLDNYDYDFGDSSFDFSFATDDQPSMIGDIPSAAGAATSKSDSTENEGTEKRSHPDDEDEETSPGKDPKRRESTEKVPKKPGRKPLTSEPSSKRKAQNRAAQRAFRERKEKHLKDLETKVEELEKASQAANHENGLLRAQVERMTSELNQYKQKVSLMTNSKALPREKVPFGNAAVSNLGDVNFQFEFPKFGMLPGPPANKPQRSGSSPTSPLQKTYPSPSGLSNDSRSPQSQFKDDLAKFSGVFSPSMSSSATNPSRASVDSAGYSANGATSSPSASSHSNTGPSSSCGTSPEPFTQSPMGFKPVDTMTTIGEEQSSHAPTDHFSNVDLSSTNFDWLAQQNGGQFDPQLFGDYREPQDNVLSNPSFDDFFNDALDTDFFVPYNMAPTSPGSKLNAQPKKAPNLIDQIDAQQNSIDDEPLKKQNMNCNQLWEKLQACPKAQNGEFDLDGLCSELTKKAKCSGTGPVVAETDFDTILKKYMGKDVSSSCVAQTLGVEIEADKAKADKHLGLSV, encoded by the exons ATGGCTTCTGCTGGCACTGGTGGCTCTTTGCCACCCAACTTCCTCTTGACCCCGCAACAGCAGAACCTGCTCTTTGCTgctctcaactccaacaagCAGCAGATCTCTGCGACTCCCGCGAACAACGCCCTGTCACTTTCCCCAACTTCGTTTCACAACTCGGCCGCTCAGCCCAAGGGTGCTACGAACACGGCATATCAGGAGAGCCCCTTCCTTGATAACTACGACTACGACTTTGGCGATTCCAGCTTCGACTTCTCCTTTGCTACCGATGATCAGCCCTCCATGATTGGAGATATTCCTTCCGCTGCCGGCGCCGCTACCTCCAAGTCCGACTCCACAGAGAATGAGGGTACTGAAAAGCGAAGCCACcccgatgatgaggatgaggagaccaGCCCTGGAAAAGACCCTAAGCGCCGCGAGAGCACCGAAAAGGTGCCCAAGAAGCCTGGCCGCAAGCCTCTCACATCTGAGCCCAGCTCG AAGCGCAAGGCCCAGAACCGAGCCGCCCAACGAGCCTTCAGAGAGCGCAAGGAAAAGCATCTCAAGGATCTCGAGACCAAGGTTGAAGAGTTGGAAAAGGCTTCCCAGGCCGCGAACCACGAGAATGGGTTGCTTCGCGCTCAGGTTGAGCGCATGACATCCGAACTCAACCAGTATAAGCAAAAGGTGTCCTTGATGACAAATAGCAAGGCCCTGCCCAGAGAAAAGGTTCCCTTTGGCAACGCAGCAGTCAGCAACCTCGGCGACGTCAACTTTCAATTCGAGTTCCCCAAGTTCGGCATGCTCCCCGGACCTCCCGCCAACAAGCCGCAGAGATCTGGCTCATCGCCTACAAGCCCACTCCAAAAGACCTACCCAAGCCCATCAGGCCTCTCCAACGACTCCAGATCACCACAGTCTCAGTTCAAGGATGACTTGGCCAAGTTCTCGGGTGTCTTTAGTCCTTCCATGTCAAGCTCTGCTACGAACCCTTCGCGCGCAAGCGTTGACTCTGCGGGCTATAGTGCCAATGGTGCcacaagctcgccatctgcGTCGTCACACTCCAACACTGGCCCCAGCTCTTCTTGCGGGACGTCTCCTGAACCCTTTACACAATCACCAATGGGCTTCAAGCCTGTTGATACCATGACGACCATTGGTGAGGAGCAGTCTTCGCATGCTCCCACAGACCACTTCTCGAATGTCGACTTGAGCAGCACCAACTTCGATTGGCTTGCCCAGCAGAATGGCGGCCAGTTTGATCCACAGCTCTTTGGCGACTACCGTGAGCCTCAGGATAATGTTCTGTCGAACCCCTCGTTTGACGACTTCTTCAACGACGCCCTCGACACCGACTTTTTCGTTCCATACAACATGGCGCCCACTAGCCCTGGCTCCAAGCTCAACGCTCAGCCCAAGAAGGCACCAAACCTCATTGACCAGATTGATGCCCAGCAGAACTCGATTGATGATGAGCCTCTGAAGAAGCAAAATATGAATTGCAATCAGCTCTG GGAGAAACTTCAAGCTTGCCCTAAGGCCCAGAACGGCGAGTTTGACCTGGACGGCCTTTGCTCCGAgctcaccaagaaggccaagtgCTCCGGTACTGGCCCTGTGGTGGCGGAGACGGACTTTGACACCATCCTCAAGAAGTACATGGGCAAGGATGTGTCGAGCAGCTGCGTCGCCCAAACGCTGGGTGTCGAGATTGaagccgacaaggccaaaGCCGACAAGCATCTCGGTCTGTCGGTGTGA